The Oscillatoria sp. FACHB-1407 DNA segment CACCTTGTAAGGTGTCGTTGCCTTCTTCACCGTTGAGCGCGTTGTTGCCCGTGTTGCCAACCAAAACATTGCTCGCGTCATTGCCGACGGCTCTGATATTGTCTGTCCCCAGCAATTCCAGGTTTTCGATGTTGTTTCCCAGGGTAAAGCTATTGACAATCGACCTAACTGTGTCAATACCCTGGTTTCGGTCTTCCCTGATCTCATCCCCTGGGTTATCTACAAAGTAAAGGTCATCTCCAGTTCCGCCTGACATGCGATCGCGTCCCAGTCCCCCATCCAGGATGTCATTTCCGGCACCCCCATTGAGGCGATCGTCACCTTCTCCACCCAATAACACGTTGTTGAGCGCATTCCCCTGAATCTCGTTATTAGAGGCGTTGCCAATGCCAGTGATTGCGCTGCCACGCAGGGTAAGGTTATCCAGATTAGCCGCGAGTGTCCAGTTGACAAAGGCATTCACCAAATCACGCCCCTGGTTGTTATTTTCCACTGTCACATCACCGAGACTGTCAACCACGTAGGTGTCATCCCCTGCGCCCCCGGTCAGGCGATCGCCCCCAGTACCCCCATCTAACTCGTCATTGCCATTCCCCGCGACTAGCGTGTCGTTGCCTGCTCCACCGTCTAACGAGTTATCGCCGCTATTACCTGTGATGCGGTTGCTCAGAGCGTTGCCTCGACCGTCTAAGTCTTCATCGCCTGTGAAAATTAGATCTTCAAAGTGATTGCCCAACACCCAATCCACCGAGGCTTGTACCGTGTCAACCCCACTCACAAAGCCTGGTCGCTCAATGGTGCGATCGTTTTCGTCGTCCACGATATATAAGTCGTTGCCCCGACCGCCCACCATGCGGTCTTCACCATCACCCCCGTCTAAGATGTCGCGCCCCAAATCTCCATTCAGGGCATCATCACCCCCTCGACCAAACAGGCGATCGTTTCCTGCCAACCCCAACAACTCATCGCCCTGATCTTCACCTCGGAGGGTATTATTGCGGGAATTACCTCTAATTCTGACCATTTTCAAGAACCTTTCATCAACTCGGCAGGAGAGAACACAACAACCAGCCCAATAGCTTGAGCCTTGAGCAACATCAATTGCAACAAAGAGCACTCCACTCCATCGAACGCAACGTCAACCGTTTTAGCGCACGACAAATTAGACGCTCAGAGCGCGAATTTGTGAATAGCAACTGTCGAGGCAGTTAGGACAAAGGAGTATGAAGGCTGCGCCCCAGCAGAGGTGGAGCCCCGGCACCCCATCCTAATCAACCCTTTGGTTGCTAAAACAGACTAGTTAAGAGAAGGGTGAATATTAAAAACGATGCCGACAGGGTCAGCATCATTAAACGTTGTATCGATAATAACAGGGTGGCGAATTTGCTCCGAAGGACTTCACCGTAAATTTACGGAGTTTGCGACGATTCATGAAGCTACGACAAATGCCGTGCGGTTAGGCTTGTGTCCGTGAATTGACGTGTGAACTACTTTGCGGATTTAGACGCGGTAGACGCTGAGTTGTTTAAAGACAATGCCTGATCAAGCACAGTCCGAGCGTGCTCTGCCTGGGGCAACGCTTCCCGATAGCGCATGTTTGCTTGAGCAAAGGTTTTGAGAACTTTAAAGCCTTCTTTCAGACGTTCGATTTCTGCCTCATCAACTGGTTCATCTGTAAACAAACTGTCAACTTGAGCACGCACTTTCATCGCTTCTGCTTTGGATGCCTGTGCCTTGAGCTTCAGGGTCGCAAAATTGTTAAGCACCTGTACGGCTTGGTTCAGGGCATCTTCGGAATTTACGGAGTCGGGCACGGTGGCATCGGCAGTCATGGGCGTTGGCTCTTCTACTTCAACAAACTGTTGAGGATTAAATCCTTTGGAAAGATTAGCAGGAATTTTACCGTCTTCGACCAGTTTGATTAACTGATCCATCGCTTTGCTGCGAGCTTGAGGGGAGTCTTTACCAGGAACGGTTAAAACAAGGTCTGGATTTTGGGTTAGCGTGTAGTGAACCATAGTTTTAATTAATACTCTTGTACTATTTTAGTCGAATTGCTCAAATGAGTTGTCGGGTGGCGGCGGTGGTTCGATCGCCCGTATTCGGTGTTCCAGTCGGTTCAATCAGCAAGAGATGCACTTCCTCTTCGGCAACCGGGCGATGCTCGATTCCACGAGGCACTACAAATAACTCACCTGCTTCAAGATGAATGTCGCGATCGCGCATCTGAATCGTCAACCGCCCCTTCAACACCAGAAAGAAGTCATCTGTCTCATCGTGTTTGTGCCAGACAAACTCATCCTTCACCTTGACTACCATAATGTCGTAATGATTTAGTTGAGCGACCGTTTTAGGCGACCAGTAGTCTGAGAATTGAGCCAGTTTTTCAGCCAGGTTGATTTTATCCATCCCACTTTTCCCCGTAAAAACTCTGGTTTACACACCGCAACAAATCAAGGCATTATATAAGAAGAATGTATTAAACCCCTCTATGCCGATCGAAATTCTTTAGAACCATGTCACGCTCCACCCCTCAAGGAATTTTGTTAGTTGATGGCTACAACATGATTGGAGCGTGGCCCAATCTGAGGGAAACTCGCGATCGCGACGGATTAGAGGCGGCTCGGCGCGACCTGATTGAGGCGTTGTTGAGCTACAGTGCTTATCAAGATTTTGAAACAGAAGTGGTGTTTGATGCTCAATATCAGGGCACTCCGGGCACTCGTGAGGTCATCAATCGCCATTTCGCCATCTTTTACACCGATTACAAACAAACCGCTGACTCTTACATCGAGTTAGCCTGTTCCCGCTTTCGCAATGATGTACGCAAGTTTAAGCAACGGCTGATTGTGGCAACCTCCGATGAGGCACAACGGCTGACGGTGGTGGGCTATGGGGCAGAGTGTATGTCGGCGCAAAAACTGTGGGCCGAGGTGGAAGGCGCAACCCATCGCGTGCGAAAAACGCAACGCAGCAAAGGGCGATCGCCCCAACGGTTTCTCTCCAGTTCCCTCGATCCGATCGCCCAACAACGTCTGGCACAGCTACGTTTGGGGCTAGATGGCGAAAAAAAGTGAGCAATCTAACAAAAAAATCCAAATAGGACTTGTCAAATTGTTCCAATTCTCGTTACTATTAGATCCGCGTTCCTCAGTAGCTCAGTGGTAGAGCGGTCGGCTGTTAACCGATTGGTCGCTGGTTCGAATCCAGCCTGGGGAGTTTTCTAGTTAGGGTTGCGATAGGAAAAGGCAGAGATCCGCATGACAGTCACGCTAGAAGACATTCAGTCGGCGGCTGACTTGATTCGACATGCCGTAGTCCGAACGCCTACTTGTCTATCGCGTTCTCTCTCGGCGATCGCCCACACAAATCTGTTT contains these protein-coding regions:
- a CDS encoding cupin domain-containing protein produces the protein MDKINLAEKLAQFSDYWSPKTVAQLNHYDIMVVKVKDEFVWHKHDETDDFFLVLKGRLTIQMRDRDIHLEAGELFVVPRGIEHRPVAEEEVHLLLIEPTGTPNTGDRTTAATRQLI
- a CDS encoding NYN domain-containing protein, whose product is MSRSTPQGILLVDGYNMIGAWPNLRETRDRDGLEAARRDLIEALLSYSAYQDFETEVVFDAQYQGTPGTREVINRHFAIFYTDYKQTADSYIELACSRFRNDVRKFKQRLIVATSDEAQRLTVVGYGAECMSAQKLWAEVEGATHRVRKTQRSKGRSPQRFLSSSLDPIAQQRLAQLRLGLDGEKK